A stretch of DNA from Micromonospora sp. WMMD1155:
GCCCGGTGTCGAAGTGGAACGAGCCGGCCGGGGTGTCGTGCGCGTACCGGCCGAGTTTGCCGCCGACCGTGTCGGCCCGTTCGAAGACGGTCACCTGGTGCCCGGTGGCGGCCAGCCGGGCGGCGGTGGCGAGGCCACCCACCCCGGCGCCGACGACCACGATCCGCGCCATGCCGCGCCCTCCCTAGCTGACCGGGCGGCCCCGCCAGGTCAGGCGACGTCGCTTTCGCAGATGGTACGACCGCAGCGTCAACCAGCCGAGGACCACGACCGACACGGGGTGTGCGAGCGCGTCGGGCCACCACCGCCCCCCGGTCGCCCGGGCGGTGAGCACCCGCCCGGCCACCCCGAGCAGGTAGCCGGCCAGGCCCACGGCGGCCACCACCGGCGCGCCGGCCGCCACACCCACCAGCGCGATCAGCGGCGGGGCGGTGTAGAGCAGCAGCAGCGCCGCCACCACGGCCGCCGCCGCGCCCGGGTGCCCGAACGACGCCCAGAGCGACTTCGAGTACCCGTCGCGCAACTGCGGCCAGTCGTCGTACATCCGGCAGCCGGCCAGCCGGGAGCCGTCGGCCAGGGCGATCCGCCCACCGGCCCGCTTGACCGCCCGGGCCAGCTCGACGTCCTCCAGGATCTTGTCGGCGACCGCGGCGTGCCCGCCGGCGGCGGTGTAGCCGGCCCGGTCCACCACCAGGAACTGGCCGCCCGCCGCGGCCAGCGACGGCCGCGACGAGCGCTCCATCGCCCGCAGCGGCAGGAAGGTCAGCCAGAGCCACTGCAGCAGCGGCTGCACCAGCCGGTCGGCCGCGGTCGCCACCACGATCCGGGGGTACGGCGACAGCAGCGTCGCGCGGGCGGCGCGCAGCTCGGTGACGGCGGCGGCCACGGCGTGCGGGGCGAGCACCACGTCGGCGTCCACGAAGACCAGCGCGGTGGCTTCGGGGTCGGCCCGGGTGGCCAGCTGCCAGCAGGCGTGCGGCTTGCCCAGCCAGCCCGGTGGCGGGGCGACCCCGGTGAGCAGCGTGACCCGGGGGTCGTCGCCGGCCACCGCGCGGACCACGTCGGCGGTGCCGTCGGT
This window harbors:
- a CDS encoding glycosyltransferase family 2 protein; this translates as MTVLLALLVAVAALTGHTWLNAARWLRRPSDRPTAVDESVTVLLPLRDEAARVTPCLRSLLAQRGVPGLRVVVLDDGSTDGTADVVRAVAGDDPRVTLLTGVAPPPGWLGKPHACWQLATRADPEATALVFVDADVVLAPHAVAAAVTELRAARATLLSPYPRIVVATAADRLVQPLLQWLWLTFLPLRAMERSSRPSLAAAGGQFLVVDRAGYTAAGGHAAVADKILEDVELARAVKRAGGRIALADGSRLAGCRMYDDWPQLRDGYSKSLWASFGHPGAAAAVVAALLLLYTAPPLIALVGVAAGAPVVAAVGLAGYLLGVAGRVLTARATGGRWWPDALAHPVSVVVLGWLTLRSYHLRKRRRLTWRGRPVS